In a single window of the Cyanobium sp. AMD-g genome:
- a CDS encoding amidase yields MDLQQRPRSAMATASFGAGLALALGALAVPAVASPQAGAPAPAPSCEARIRAVQTEILRRNLATGSGPPLNAFQQLNPYALEQAAAHDRARAAGATAGPLDCLPLAVKDNFATADQPMAAGSLALLGNQPAADAEAVARLRAAGAIVVGTTTMDEFAFGIRGLSGAAGRVGNAYDPWLSPGGSSSGSAVAVAAGFVPLALGSDNCGSLRLPAVYNGAVTLRPTQGRFSSAGLLPLGFVNGTPGLIARDMGLLARGLAVLDPTWRPEQAVAPPDLRGRRLAVLAKAGELDLAPTTEAAAAALRQALELLRAAGADVVEALVVPGLDTRLGSDFVKGSGRRIDAQLARYPGSRRSWDDICGSGRLPPEWTPAECRDLMASDPAAEARARRRMAANRRRLEQALVARRLDGLLLLSDRRGGAQREPSPAITCMVSSTSGLPAVALPVAVDGRGLPVGLEILGAGGRDEALVAIAALLEARRGPLPAPRPGLPLASPLDLAGHNRLVPLLGWNAWRSRRGEALGDLEPARFRRLTRELLQRPGDGGKSKSAPTPAPTAPASP; encoded by the coding sequence ATGGACCTGCAGCAACGACCCCGGTCTGCCATGGCCACGGCATCGTTCGGTGCCGGTCTGGCCCTGGCGCTGGGGGCGCTGGCGGTTCCGGCCGTTGCGAGTCCCCAAGCGGGAGCCCCGGCCCCCGCACCCTCCTGTGAGGCCCGGATCCGGGCGGTGCAGACGGAGATCCTGCGCCGCAACCTGGCCACCGGCTCCGGGCCGCCCCTCAACGCCTTCCAGCAGCTCAACCCCTACGCCCTCGAGCAGGCCGCCGCCCACGACCGCGCCCGGGCGGCGGGCGCTACCGCCGGCCCCCTCGACTGCCTGCCGCTGGCGGTGAAGGACAACTTCGCCACCGCCGACCAGCCGATGGCGGCCGGTTCCCTTGCCCTGCTGGGCAACCAGCCCGCGGCCGACGCCGAGGCGGTGGCCCGGCTGCGGGCCGCCGGGGCGATCGTGGTCGGCACCACCACCATGGACGAGTTCGCCTTCGGCATCCGCGGGCTGTCAGGGGCGGCGGGGCGGGTGGGCAATGCCTACGACCCCTGGCTCAGCCCGGGGGGCTCCTCCTCCGGTTCCGCCGTGGCGGTGGCGGCGGGATTCGTGCCCCTGGCCCTCGGCAGCGACAACTGCGGCTCCCTGCGCCTGCCGGCCGTCTACAACGGCGCCGTGACGCTGCGGCCCACCCAGGGGCGCTTCTCCAGCGCCGGCCTGCTGCCGCTCGGGTTCGTCAACGGCACCCCAGGCCTGATCGCCCGCGACATGGGCCTGCTGGCCAGGGGCCTGGCGGTGCTCGATCCCACCTGGCGGCCCGAGCAGGCGGTGGCCCCGCCGGATCTGCGCGGCCGGCGGCTGGCGGTGCTGGCCAAAGCCGGCGAGCTGGACCTGGCGCCCACCACCGAGGCGGCGGCGGCGGCCCTGCGGCAGGCCCTGGAGCTGCTGCGGGCCGCCGGAGCGGACGTGGTCGAAGCGCTGGTGGTGCCGGGGCTCGACACCCGGCTGGGTTCGGATTTCGTCAAGGGCTCGGGGCGCCGCATCGATGCCCAGCTGGCCCGCTACCCCGGCAGCCGGCGCAGCTGGGACGACATCTGCGGCTCCGGCCGCCTGCCGCCGGAATGGACCCCGGCCGAATGCCGCGACCTGATGGCCAGCGATCCGGCGGCGGAGGCGAGGGCGCGCCGGCGGATGGCCGCCAACCGCCGCCGGCTGGAGCAGGCCCTGGTCGCCAGGCGCCTCGATGGCCTGCTGCTGCTGAGCGACCGGCGCGGTGGCGCCCAGCGGGAACCCTCGCCCGCCATCACCTGCATGGTGAGCAGCACCAGCGGCCTGCCGGCGGTGGCCCTGCCGGTGGCGGTCGATGGCCGCGGCCTGCCGGTGGGGCTGGAGATCCTCGGCGCCGGCGGCCGGGACGAGGCCCTGGTCGCCATCGCCGCGCTGCTGGAGGCCCGCCGCGGGCCGCTGCCGGCCCCCCGGCCCGGGTTGCCCCTGGCCTCCCCCCTGGATCTGGCCGGCCACAACCGCCTGGTGCCGCTGCTGGGCTGGAACGCCTGGCGCAGCCGCCGCGGCGAGGCCCTCGGCGATCTCGAGCCCGCCCGCTTCCGCCGCCTCACCCGGGAGCTGCTGCAGCGGCCCGGTGATGGCGGAAAATCGAAGTCGGCGCCCACCCCGGCGCCCACGGCCCCTGCGTCCCCATGA
- a CDS encoding class I SAM-dependent methyltransferase: protein MAQAQPAASDLTAAAPPPNWVASRHPLGWLIDRLLAVEPLRRLLFLQARQLIIRTAERRGIAWRARREELVRLAEPLLASSTDAATQTPPYYRARFHAYQEGNLCWQAAGEAEQATDAMALRVWPGETLEPHQAQRRLRDAIFAAIEPSLTGPVRSALDIGCSVGVGTLALQDWLERREGTGVAVEGLDLSPQMLAVARVRDPGERIRRWHHAAAEATGLPAASVDLITLQFVCHELPMEATRAVLREAARLLRPGGAVALVDQDPDSAVIRRLPAPIATLLKSTEPYLADYFSLDLPRTLEQAGFRDVRRQACDPRHRVLVAVR from the coding sequence ATGGCCCAGGCCCAGCCCGCCGCTTCGGACCTGACCGCCGCCGCCCCGCCCCCCAACTGGGTGGCCTCGCGCCATCCCCTCGGCTGGCTGATTGATCGGCTGCTGGCCGTCGAGCCGCTGCGGAGGCTGCTGTTCCTGCAGGCCCGTCAGCTGATCATCCGCACCGCCGAGCGCCGTGGCATCGCCTGGCGGGCCCGACGCGAGGAGCTCGTGCGCCTGGCCGAGCCGCTGCTGGCCAGCAGCACCGATGCGGCCACGCAGACTCCGCCCTACTACCGGGCCCGGTTCCACGCCTACCAGGAGGGCAACCTCTGCTGGCAGGCGGCCGGCGAGGCGGAGCAGGCCACCGACGCCATGGCCCTGCGGGTGTGGCCAGGGGAAACCCTCGAGCCCCACCAAGCCCAGCGGCGGCTGCGGGACGCGATCTTCGCGGCGATCGAGCCCAGCCTCACCGGCCCGGTGCGCAGTGCCCTCGACATCGGCTGCTCGGTGGGCGTCGGCACCCTGGCGCTCCAGGACTGGCTGGAGCGGCGCGAGGGCACGGGCGTCGCCGTCGAAGGTCTCGACCTCTCCCCCCAGATGCTGGCGGTGGCCAGGGTCCGCGACCCCGGCGAGCGGATCCGCCGCTGGCACCACGCCGCCGCTGAAGCCACCGGCTTGCCGGCGGCCAGCGTCGACCTGATCACCCTCCAGTTCGTCTGCCATGAGTTGCCGATGGAGGCCACCCGGGCGGTGCTGCGGGAGGCGGCCCGCCTGCTGCGGCCCGGCGGGGCCGTGGCCCTGGTGGATCAGGACCCGGATTCGGCCGTGATCCGTCGGCTGCCGGCGCCGATCGCCACCCTGCTCAAGAGCACCGAGCCCTACCTGGCGGACTACTTCAGCCTTGATCTGCCCAGGACCCTGGAGCAGGCCGGCTTCCGCGACGTGCGCCGCCAGGCCTGCGACCCGCGCCACCGGGTGCTGGTGGCCGTGCGCTGA
- a CDS encoding YeeE/YedE thiosulfate transporter family protein, whose protein sequence is MAPAIAIGVALAARQPASALVWGLGCGLGHGLVRSDFGFASGYRRLLERRDPGPFFAQLLLAALLVIAMALVLAVEPLTGLRPKLLATPLSLPFLAGAFLFGIGMERARGCGCGTLAAASKGGGGVVAALIGLVVGAFLGTLHAPQLAALGLPRLPSPSGLELFGLAGSVALQLALIALIAVLLWRWSGQLPWRGESRGPYGGAVAVAVLATGLLLVTAEPWRVLWGLALSGAHTAQALGWDPQTSLFWSSPRGQVQLAGWDAWLFNDAVLVDLGLLYGAVATAIGQGRFRWRGERPQALPELARRGFGGLLMGYGGLLASGCNVNAFLGGVMSFSLHGWIWLAVALLGFAASLRLRPAPGTAAQPD, encoded by the coding sequence GTGGCCCCGGCCATAGCGATTGGGGTGGCCCTGGCGGCCAGGCAACCGGCTTCGGCCCTCGTCTGGGGCCTGGGCTGCGGCCTCGGCCATGGGCTGGTCCGCTCTGATTTCGGTTTCGCCTCCGGCTACCGCCGACTGCTGGAGCGGCGCGATCCCGGCCCTTTCTTCGCCCAGTTGCTGCTGGCGGCGCTGCTGGTCATCGCCATGGCCCTGGTGCTCGCCGTTGAGCCCCTCACCGGCCTGCGCCCGAAGCTGCTGGCCACCCCCCTCAGCCTGCCGTTCCTGGCTGGTGCCTTCCTCTTCGGCATCGGCATGGAGCGGGCCCGTGGCTGCGGCTGCGGCACCCTGGCCGCGGCCTCCAAGGGCGGGGGCGGCGTGGTGGCCGCCCTGATCGGTCTGGTGGTCGGTGCCTTTCTGGGCACCCTGCACGCCCCCCAGCTGGCCGCCCTTGGCCTGCCCCGCCTCCCCTCCCCCTCGGGTCTGGAACTGTTCGGGCTGGCGGGGTCTGTGGCGCTGCAGCTCGCTCTGATCGCCCTGATCGCCGTGCTGCTCTGGCGCTGGAGTGGCCAGCTGCCGTGGCGTGGCGAGAGCCGCGGCCCCTACGGCGGCGCGGTTGCCGTGGCTGTGCTGGCCACCGGCCTGCTGCTGGTGACGGCCGAGCCTTGGAGGGTGCTCTGGGGCCTGGCCCTCAGTGGCGCCCACACGGCCCAGGCCCTGGGCTGGGATCCCCAGACCAGCCTGTTCTGGTCGAGCCCCCGGGGCCAGGTCCAGTTGGCGGGCTGGGACGCCTGGCTGTTCAACGACGCCGTGCTCGTGGACCTGGGCCTGCTCTATGGCGCCGTGGCCACGGCCATCGGCCAGGGCCGTTTTCGCTGGCGGGGTGAGAGGCCCCAGGCCCTGCCGGAACTGGCCCGGCGAGGCTTCGGCGGCCTGCTGATGGGTTACGGCGGGTTGCTGGCGTCGGGTTGCAACGTCAACGCCTTCCTGGGCGGGGTGATGAGCTTCAGCCTGCACGGCTGGATCTGGCTGGCTGTGGCCCTGCTGGGCTTTGCCGCCTCGCTGCGGTTGCGCCCGGCGCCGGGGACCGCAGCGCAGCCAGACTGA
- a CDS encoding amidase, with the protein MTDSHTDSNAFVASFTVPPTGSGPLDGLTFAVKDVIDVAGWTTGCGNPTWRDTHPPAAVHAVCVEQLLGAGACCLGKTVSDELAFSLLGRNHFEGTPLNPRAPERVPGGSSSGSASAVACGLVDVALGTDTGGSVRVPASNCGLFGFRPSHGLISVAGVNPLAPSFDTVGLFAPTADLLARVATVLLADDVAPPMEPSALYVVSEAFALADPEVAQALSKPLQGLRQRFGDRVREISLAELAGDGALASFSAWCDTYSVLQWAEIRSCLGGWIDTASPVLGPSTAASLALTLQLDRRRIGQALERRGRIHRRLRRFLGPHDLLCLPTTPALAPRLAEADPARSLQGSGSGSTYYPRTLSLTSVAGLGRLPHVSLPMAEVSGVPLGLSLLAAHGQDGFLLDVVRRLASGSGPGMPGGF; encoded by the coding sequence GTGACCGACAGCCACACCGACAGCAACGCCTTCGTGGCCAGCTTCACGGTGCCGCCCACCGGCTCCGGCCCCCTCGATGGGCTGACGTTCGCCGTCAAGGACGTCATCGATGTCGCCGGCTGGACCACCGGCTGCGGCAACCCCACCTGGCGGGACACCCATCCGCCCGCGGCTGTCCACGCCGTCTGCGTCGAGCAGTTGCTGGGGGCCGGCGCTTGCTGTCTGGGCAAGACCGTGTCCGATGAGCTGGCCTTCAGCCTGCTCGGCAGGAACCACTTCGAGGGCACACCCCTGAATCCCCGGGCACCGGAGCGGGTGCCTGGAGGATCCTCGAGCGGATCGGCGTCCGCGGTGGCCTGCGGCCTGGTGGATGTGGCCCTCGGCACGGACACCGGCGGATCGGTGCGGGTGCCGGCGAGCAACTGCGGCCTGTTCGGTTTCCGCCCCTCCCATGGCCTCATCTCGGTGGCCGGGGTGAATCCCCTGGCCCCCAGCTTCGACACCGTGGGTCTGTTCGCGCCGACGGCGGACCTGCTGGCCCGGGTGGCCACGGTGCTGCTCGCCGATGACGTCGCGCCGCCCATGGAACCGAGCGCCCTTTATGTCGTCAGCGAGGCCTTCGCCCTGGCGGATCCAGAGGTGGCGCAGGCCCTGAGCAAACCCCTGCAGGGGCTGCGGCAGCGCTTCGGTGACCGGGTGCGGGAGATTTCTCTTGCTGAGCTGGCCGGCGACGGCGCCCTGGCCAGCTTCTCCGCCTGGTGTGACACCTACTCCGTGCTGCAGTGGGCCGAGATCCGCAGCTGTCTGGGGGGCTGGATCGACACCGCCAGCCCCGTGCTCGGCCCCTCCACCGCCGCCAGCCTGGCGCTCACCCTCCAGCTCGATCGCCGGCGCATCGGCCAGGCCCTGGAGCGCCGCGGGCGGATCCACCGGCGCCTGCGCCGCTTTCTGGGGCCCCATGACCTGCTCTGCCTGCCCACCACCCCCGCGCTCGCCCCGCGGCTGGCGGAGGCGGACCCCGCCCGTTCGCTCCAGGGGTCCGGCAGCGGCAGCACCTACTACCCCCGCACCCTCTCGCTGACGTCCGTGGCCGGCCTGGGCCGGCTGCCCCACGTGTCGCTGCCGATGGCCGAGGTCTCCGGGGTGCCGCTGGGGCTGTCGCTGCTGGCCGCCCATGGGCAGGACGGGTTCCTGCTGGATGTGGTCCGGCGCCTGGCCTCAGGGAGTGGCCCCGGCATGCCCGGCGGTTTCTGA
- a CDS encoding sulfurtransferase encodes MDVLPSRLTRRLLLSVAAGTAIATATTFALGSATSTQAQAAAPAQAAAGVTSLAPGGTSFQVFSPEQAAAAASSGRWKVLDVRPVPPLSYIGGHVPGAVHLSEQAFRGPNGRLPFQIWGPTKLASLLSQAGISNKDSVLVYSEGNDVLGTSLVAYILEKSGVRQVAIVDGGLSGYKAASQPTTKAFPTFQSGSFRPTTVKGLAIPLNELVPLIGKSNVVIIDPRPKAQFEGTDQTFIRNGHIPGAKNIPWQTFTEATNADEAKKNAHKLRSLEEIRALLVSRGITPDKEVIVSCSTGREASLQFLTLKHLLKYPNVRIYEGSWTEYSATKLPIAVGPEGSPAQVSSR; translated from the coding sequence ATGGATGTCCTGCCGTCTCGTCTCACCCGCCGCCTGCTGCTCTCGGTAGCGGCCGGAACCGCCATCGCCACGGCCACCACCTTCGCCCTCGGGAGCGCCACCAGCACCCAGGCCCAGGCCGCCGCTCCCGCCCAGGCGGCTGCGGGCGTCACCAGCCTGGCTCCGGGGGGCACCAGCTTCCAGGTGTTCTCCCCTGAGCAGGCCGCTGCCGCCGCCAGCTCGGGCCGCTGGAAAGTGCTGGACGTGCGTCCAGTGCCCCCCCTCTCCTACATCGGTGGCCACGTGCCGGGTGCCGTCCATCTCTCGGAGCAGGCCTTCCGCGGACCCAACGGTCGCCTGCCCTTCCAGATCTGGGGCCCCACCAAGCTGGCCAGTCTGCTGAGCCAGGCGGGAATCTCCAACAAGGATTCGGTGCTCGTTTACTCCGAAGGCAATGACGTTCTGGGCACCTCCCTGGTCGCCTACATCCTTGAAAAGAGCGGCGTGCGCCAGGTGGCGATCGTCGACGGCGGCCTGAGTGGCTACAAGGCGGCCTCCCAGCCCACCACCAAGGCCTTCCCGACGTTCCAGTCCGGGTCCTTCCGCCCCACCACGGTCAAGGGTCTGGCCATTCCCCTGAACGAGCTGGTGCCCCTGATCGGCAAAAGCAACGTGGTGATCATCGACCCACGGCCCAAGGCTCAGTTCGAGGGCACCGACCAGACCTTCATCCGCAACGGCCACATCCCCGGCGCCAAGAACATCCCCTGGCAGACGTTCACCGAAGCCACCAACGCCGATGAGGCCAAGAAGAACGCCCACAAGCTCCGCTCGCTCGAGGAGATCCGGGCCCTGCTGGTCAGCCGTGGCATCACCCCCGACAAGGAGGTGATCGTCTCCTGCAGCACCGGCCGGGAAGCGAGCCTCCAGTTCCTTACCCTGAAGCATCTGCTCAAGTACCCCAACGTGCGGATCTATGAAGGCTCCTGGACCGAGTACAGCGCCACCAAGCTGCCGATCGCCGTGGGTCCTGAAGGCAGTCCGGCCCAGGTGAGCAGCCGCTGA
- the mtnA gene encoding S-methyl-5-thioribose-1-phosphate isomerase: MNIDGRPWRTIWLEEGGRSVGVIDQTLLPHRFVTRSLTNVEEAAEAIVTMVVRGAPLIGVTGAYGLMLALQVDPSDASLAAAFERLDATRPTAINLRWALERVRATVLPLAAEQRAEAARAEAAAIAEEDVAMCEAIGDHGLRLFQEIAARRPEQRRGQPLNVLTHCNAGWLATVDWGTALAPIYKAHRSGLPIHVWVDETRPRNQGASLTAFELGREGVPHTVIVDNAGGHLMQHGQVDAVIVGTDRTTRTGDVCNKIGTYLKALAAHDNGVPFYVALPASTIDWSIGDGVKEIPIEARSPLEVTRIAGKPAAGDPTSVQLVPDGSDGFNPAFDVTPARLVTALITERGVAPASEAGLQALYAAPVAAG; this comes from the coding sequence ATGAACATCGACGGCAGGCCCTGGCGCACCATCTGGCTGGAGGAGGGCGGCCGCTCGGTCGGCGTGATCGACCAGACCCTGCTGCCGCACCGCTTCGTCACCCGCTCGCTCACCAATGTCGAGGAGGCGGCCGAGGCGATCGTCACCATGGTGGTGCGGGGCGCTCCCCTGATCGGCGTCACCGGGGCCTACGGGCTGATGCTGGCCCTGCAGGTCGACCCCTCCGACGCCTCCCTGGCCGCGGCCTTCGAGCGCCTCGATGCCACCCGGCCCACCGCCATCAACCTGCGCTGGGCCCTGGAGCGGGTGCGGGCCACGGTGCTGCCCCTGGCGGCGGAGCAGCGCGCCGAGGCGGCCAGGGCCGAGGCGGCCGCCATCGCCGAGGAGGACGTGGCCATGTGCGAGGCGATCGGCGACCACGGCCTGCGCCTGTTCCAGGAGATTGCCGCCCGGCGCCCCGAGCAGCGCCGCGGCCAGCCCCTGAACGTGCTCACCCATTGCAATGCCGGCTGGCTGGCCACGGTCGACTGGGGCACGGCCCTGGCGCCGATCTACAAGGCGCACCGCTCCGGCCTGCCGATACACGTCTGGGTCGACGAGACCCGCCCCCGCAACCAGGGGGCCAGCCTGACGGCCTTCGAACTGGGCCGCGAAGGGGTTCCCCACACCGTGATCGTCGACAACGCCGGCGGGCACCTGATGCAGCACGGCCAGGTGGATGCGGTGATCGTCGGCACCGACCGCACCACCCGCACGGGCGATGTCTGCAACAAGATCGGCACCTACCTCAAGGCCCTGGCCGCCCACGACAACGGCGTGCCCTTCTACGTGGCCCTGCCCGCCTCCACCATTGATTGGTCGATCGGCGACGGGGTGAAGGAGATCCCGATCGAGGCCCGCTCCCCCCTGGAGGTGACCCGCATCGCCGGCAAGCCCGCGGCTGGGGACCCCACCAGCGTGCAGCTGGTGCCCGATGGCAGCGACGGCTTCAACCCCGCCTTCGACGTCACCCCCGCCCGGCTGGTGACGGCCCTGATCACCGAGCGGGGCGTGGCACCGGCGAGCGAGGCGGGCCTCCAGGCCCTCTACGCCGCCCCGGTGGCCGCGGGCTGA
- a CDS encoding zinc-binding alcohol dehydrogenase family protein: MRAILATPALVDTELPEPVHGPHDLLVRIEAVAVNPIDTKLRAAVREGDPPRQLGWDAAGVVAATGERVSRFRVGDAVMFAGDAGRAGCNAEAVLVDGRLVGRRPPRLSWAEAAAVPLTGLTAWEALFERLGLDPTGGTGRGRSLLILGGAGGVGSIAIQLARRAGAVVIASASRPKSAAWVRELGADHVVDHHQPLAPQLAALGFETVDRIANFSDTDAYWEVMAELIAPLGSIVAIVGNRRPLDLNRLKAKSVTFAWEFMFTRSQFQTADMGLQGEILDRLAQLFEAGELRPTLGRTLSPINAANLEIAHAQLASGSTVGKIALVGWG, translated from the coding sequence ATGCGAGCGATCCTCGCCACCCCGGCCCTGGTCGACACGGAGCTGCCGGAGCCCGTCCACGGCCCCCACGACCTGCTGGTGCGGATCGAGGCGGTGGCGGTGAACCCGATCGACACCAAGCTGCGGGCCGCCGTGCGCGAAGGGGATCCACCCCGGCAGCTGGGCTGGGACGCCGCCGGGGTGGTGGCGGCGACCGGGGAGCGGGTGAGCCGCTTCCGGGTGGGGGATGCGGTGATGTTCGCCGGCGATGCGGGACGGGCCGGCTGCAACGCCGAGGCCGTGCTGGTGGACGGGCGGCTGGTGGGCCGCAGACCGCCCCGGCTCTCCTGGGCCGAGGCCGCCGCCGTGCCGCTGACGGGCCTGACGGCCTGGGAGGCCCTGTTCGAGCGGCTCGGGCTGGATCCAACCGGTGGCACTGGGCGGGGCCGCAGTCTGCTGATCCTCGGCGGCGCGGGCGGGGTGGGCTCGATCGCCATCCAGCTGGCCCGCCGGGCCGGGGCGGTGGTGATCGCCAGCGCCTCGCGCCCCAAAAGCGCCGCCTGGGTGCGGGAGCTGGGGGCCGACCACGTCGTCGACCACCACCAACCCCTGGCGCCCCAGCTGGCCGCCCTGGGCTTCGAGACGGTGGATCGGATCGCCAACTTCAGCGACACCGACGCCTACTGGGAGGTGATGGCCGAGCTCATCGCCCCGCTGGGCTCGATCGTGGCGATCGTGGGCAACCGCCGCCCGCTCGACCTCAACCGGCTCAAGGCCAAGAGCGTGACCTTCGCCTGGGAGTTCATGTTCACGCGCTCCCAGTTCCAGACCGCCGACATGGGCCTGCAGGGGGAGATCCTCGACCGGCTCGCCCAGCTCTTCGAGGCCGGCGAGCTGCGCCCGACCCTGGGCCGCACCCTCAGCCCCATCAACGCCGCCAACCTGGAGATCGCCCACGCCCAGCTGGCCTCCGGCAGCACGGTCGGCAAGATCGCCCTGGTGGGCTGGGGCTGA
- a CDS encoding cytochrome c oxidase assembly factor Coa1 family protein, with the protein MDSKPAPSWWGRHWKWLVPAGCLTGLAAVAGFIALIVGLVFGLLKSTTPYKEALAKAQRDPVVISRLGTPIQGGFLVSGNVSLSGGTGEAQLAIPLQGSRGSGTLYVEARQSAGTWTYSTLTVRPDGPGEPISLLRSSL; encoded by the coding sequence ATGGACAGCAAGCCGGCCCCCAGCTGGTGGGGCCGCCACTGGAAATGGCTGGTGCCGGCCGGCTGCCTCACCGGCCTGGCCGCCGTTGCGGGCTTCATCGCCCTGATCGTCGGCCTCGTGTTCGGGCTGCTCAAGTCGACCACGCCCTACAAGGAGGCCCTGGCGAAGGCCCAGCGGGATCCGGTGGTGATCAGCCGGCTGGGCACACCGATCCAGGGGGGCTTCCTCGTCTCCGGCAATGTCAGCCTCTCCGGCGGCACGGGGGAAGCCCAGCTGGCCATTCCCCTGCAGGGCTCCAGGGGCAGCGGCACCCTCTACGTGGAGGCCCGCCAGAGCGCCGGCACCTGGACCTACTCCACCCTGACGGTCCGGCCGGACGGGCCCGGCGAACCGATCAGCCTGCTGCGGTCATCGCTCTGA